A segment of the Curtobacterium sp. MCSS17_007 genome:
CGCGTCATGCTGTCCTTCGGTCTCTACGGCACGCTGCTGTCCGTCGACGACGAGAAGGTCACCGCCGACGTCGAGATCGCCCCGGGCACCGTCGTCACCGTGCACCGCCAGACGCTCTCGCGTGTCGTCGACGACAACGCCTCCGACGTCGAGACCGCCGTCGTCGCCGATGACACCGCCGTCGCGGGCGAACCCGCCCTCGACCTCGGTGCCGACCGTCGGACGGACCCGGAGTTCGGTGAGCGCATCGAGCCCACCGAGACCGACGCGACGAAGCGCAAGACCGAAGACTGACGCCC
Coding sequences within it:
- a CDS encoding preprotein translocase subunit YajC → MDQSLFLIVIIVAFAAFMFYSSRKRKKQQAELQTKMVPGARVMLSFGLYGTLLSVDDEKVTADVEIAPGTVVTVHRQTLSRVVDDNASDVETAVVADDTAVAGEPALDLGADRRTDPEFGERIEPTETDATKRKTED